One Helicoverpa zea isolate HzStark_Cry1AcR chromosome 20, ilHelZeax1.1, whole genome shotgun sequence genomic region harbors:
- the LOC124640046 gene encoding sodium/potassium-transporting ATPase subunit alpha isoform X6, translating into MDNHGRTDSYRVATIGPIKDDNRTADGQYKTRRKPPAKKRKAGDLDDLKQELDIDFHKVTPEELYQRFQTHPENGLSHAKAKENLERDGPNALTPPKQTPEWVKFCKNLFGGFALLLWIGAILCFIAYGIQASTVEEPADDNLYLGIVLAAVVIVTGIFSYYQESKSSKIMESFKNMVPQFATVIREGEKLTLRAEDLVLGDIVEVKFGDRIPADIRIIEARGFKVDNSSLTGESEPQSRGSEFTHENPLETKNLAFFSTNAVEGTAKGVVICCGDNTVMGRIAGLASGLDTGETPIAKEIHHFIHLITGVAVFLGVTFFVIAFILGYHWLDAVIFLIGIIVANVPEGLLATVTVCLTLTAKRMASKNCLVKNLEAVETLGSTSTICSDKTGTLTQNRMTVAHMWFDNQIIEADTTEDQSGVQYDRTSPGFKALAKIATLCNRAEFKGGQDGVPILKKEVAGDASEAALLKCMELALGDVLSIRKRNKKACEIPFNSTNKYQVSIHESDDPSDPRHLLVMKGAPERILERCSTIFIGGKEKVLDEEMKEAFNNAYLELGGLGERVLGFCDLQLPSDKYPIGYKFNTDDPNFPLDNLRFVGLMSMIDPPRAAVPDAVAKCRSAGIKVIMVTGDHPITAKAIAKSVGIISEGNETVEDIAARLNIPVSEVNPREAKAAVVHGTELRELNSDQLDEILKYHTEIVFARTSPQQKLIIVEGCQRLGAIVAVTGDGVNDSPALKKADIGVAMGIAGSDVSKQAADMILLDDNFASIVTGVEEGRLIFDNLKKSIAYTLTSNIPEISPFLAFILCDIPLPLGTVTILCIDLGTDMVPAISLAYEEAESDIMKRQPRNPFTDKLVNERLISMAYGQIGMIQAAAGFFVYFVIMAENGFLPMHLFGIRKQWDSKAINDLTDSYGQEWTYRDRKALEFTCHTAFFVSIVVVQWADLIICKTRRNSIIHQGMRNWALNFGLIFETALAAFLSYTPGMDKGLRMYPLKFVWWLPAIPFMLSIFIYDEIRRFYLRRNPGGWLEQETYY; encoded by the exons ATGGATAAT CATGGCCGTACCGACTCGTACCGCGTCGCCACCATCGGACCCATTAAGGATGATAATAGAACCGCTGACGGACAGTAcaag ACACGCCGGAAACCCCCCGCGAAAAAACGGAAAGCAGGAGACTTAGATGATCTCAAACAGGAGTTGGACATCGATTTTCACAAAGTAACACCCGAAGAGCTCTACCAAAGATTTCAGACACATCCAGAGAAT GGCCTTAGTCACGCGAAAGCGAAAGAGAACCTTGAACGAGATGGTCCAAACGCACTCACGCCACCCAAACAGACACCCGAATGGGTGAAGTTTTGTAAAAATCTGTTCGGTGGCTTCGCATTATTACTGTGGATTGGTGCTATTCTTTGCTTTATTGCCTACGGAATCCAG GCGAGTACCGTCGAAGAACCTGCGGATGACAACTTGTACCTCGGCATCGTGTTGGCGGCTGTAGTCATTGTTACGGGCATCTTCTCATACTACCAGGAAAGCAAGTCTTCGAAGATCATGGAATCATTCAAGAACATGGTACCTCAGTTCGCTACCGTCATTCGTGAGGGTGAAAAGTTAACGCTGCGCGCTGAAGACTTGGTGCTCGGTGACATTGTTGAG GTGAAATTCGGTGACCGCATCCCAGCTGACATCCGTATCATCGAGGCGCGAGGCTTCAAAGTAGACAACTCAAGTTTAACTGGCGAATCTGAACCTCAGTCCCGTGGCTCCGAATTTACTCATGAAAATCCTCTGGAAACCAAGAACTTGGCATTCTTCTCTACCAACGCGGTTGAAGGCACGGCGAAGGGCGTTGTTATTTGCTGTGGTGACAATACG GTGATGGGTCGTATCGCTGGCTTGGCTTCGGGCTTGGACACTGGAGAGACCCCCATTGCCAAGGAAATCCACCACTTCATCCACTTGATTACCGGCGTGGCTGTGTTCCTTGGAGTCACTTTCTTCGTCATTGCCTTCATCCTCGGCTACCACTGGCTGGACGCTGTCATCTTCCTTATTG GTATCATCGTAGCCAACGTACCAGAAGGTCTGTTAGCCACCGTAACTGTATGCTTGACCCTGACTGCCAAGCGGATGGCTTCCAAGAACTGCCTGGTCAAGAATCTGGAGGCCGTCGAGACCCTCGGATCCACGTCAACCATCTGCTCCGACAAGACTGGAACCCTGACACAGAACAGGATGACTGTCGCCCACATGTGGTTCGATAACCAGATCATTGAAGCTGACACCACCGAAGATCAATCTGGAGTTCAATATG ACCGCACCAGCCCCGGATTCAAGGCCCTCGCCAAAATCGCTACTCTTTGCAACCGAGCTGAATTCAAGGGTGGTCAGGATGGTGTCCCAATTCTGAAGAAGGAAGTTGCCGGCGATGCTTCAGAGGCTGCTCTGCTCAAATGTATGGAACTGGCTCTTGGTGATGTCTTGTCTATCAGGAAGCGCAACAAGAAGGCTTGTGAGATTCCCTTCAATTCAACCAACAAGTACCAGGTGTCGATCCATGAGAGCGATGACCCCAGCGACCCTCGCCATCTGCTTGTCATGAAGGGAGCCCCTGAAAGGATTCTGGAACGTTGCAGCACTATTTTCATTGGTGGAAAGGAAAAG GTATTGGACGAAGAAATGAAGGAAGCCTTCAACAACGCTTACTTGGAACTCGGAGGTCTTGGCGAACGTGTGCTCGGTTTCTGCGATCTTCAGCTGCCCTCTGACAAGTACCCCATCGGCTACAAGTTCAACACTGACGACCCTAACTTCCCATTGGACAACCTTCGCTTCGTCGGCCTGATGAGTATGATTGACCCTCCCCGCGCTGCCGTGCCTGACGCCGTTGCCAAGTGCCGATCTGCCGGTATCAAG GTTATTATGGTCACTGGTGACCACCCTATCACTGCCAAGGCTATTGCCAAGTCTGTAGGAATTATTTCTGAAGGCAACGAGACCGTCGAAGACATTGCTGCCCGGCTCAACATTCCTGTATCTGAAGTGAACCCTCGCGAGGCTAAGGCTGCCGTTGTCCATGGAACTGAGCTTAGGGAACTGAACTCTGACCAACTTGATGAGATTTTGAA GTACCACACGGAAATCGTATTCGCCCGTACCTCCCCGCAACAGAAGCTGATCATCGTGGAAGGTTGCCAGCGTCTTGGTGCCATTGTCGCCGTAACTGGTGATGGTGTGAACGACTCCCCCGCCCTGAAGAAAGCCGACATCGGTGTTGCCATGGGTATCGCTGGATCTGATGTGTCTAAGCAG GCTGCTGACATGATCCTGCTCGATGACAACTTCGCTTCAATCGTAACTGGTGTTGAGGAAGGTCGCCTGATCTTCGATAACTTGAAGAAATCTATTGCGTACACCCTGACCTCCAACATCCCTGAGATCTCACCCTTCCTTGCTTTCATCCTGTGCGATATCCCACTGCCCTTGGGCACTGTTACCATCCTTTGCATCGATCTTGGAACTGACATG GTGCCCGCCATTTCCCTGGCTTACGAGGAGGCCGAATCTGACATTATGAAGCGACAGCCGCGTAACCCTTTCACTGATAAACTCGTTAACGAGAG GCTTATCTCCATGGCGTATGGTCAGATTGGTATGATCCAAGCCGCTGCTGGGTTCTTCGTGTACTTCGTGATCATGGCTGAGAACGGATTCCTGCCGATGCACCTGTTCGGCATCAGGAAGCAATGGGACTCCAAGGCTATCAATGACTTGACTGACTCCTATGGACAGGAATGG ACCTACCGCGACCGCAAGGCTCTGGAGTTTACCTGCCACACCGCTTTCTTCGTCTCCATCGTCGTAGTACAGTGGGCTGATCTGATCATCTGCAAGACTCGCCGCAACTCCATCATCCACCAAGGAATGCGCAACTGGGCTCTGAACTTCGGTCTCATCTTCGAAACCGCGCTGGCTGCGTTCCTCTCCTACACGCCTGGAATGGACAAGGGATTGAGGATGTACCCTCTCAA GTTCGTGTGGTGGCTGCCTGCCATTCCATTCATGCTGTCGATCTTCATCTACGACGAGATCCGACGCTTCTACCTGCGCCGCAACCCCGGCGGCTGGCTCGAACAAGAGACTTACTACTAA
- the LOC124640046 gene encoding sodium/potassium-transporting ATPase subunit alpha isoform X3, protein MASKESLDHGRTDSYRVATIGPIKDDNRTADGQYKTRRKPPAKKRKAGDLDDLKQELDIDFHKVTPEELYQRFQTHPENGLSHAKAKENLERDGPNALTPPKQTPEWVKFCKNLFGGFALLLWIGAILCFIAYGIQASTVEEPADDNLYLGIVLAAVVIVTGIFSYYQESKSSKIMESFKNMVPQFATVIREGEKLTLRAEDLVLGDIVEVKFGDRIPADIRIIEARGFKVDNSSLTGESEPQSRGSEFTHENPLETKNLAFFSTNAVEGTAKGVVICCGDNTVMGRIAGLASGLDTGETPIAKEIHHFIHLITGVAVFLGVTFFVIAFILGYHWLDAVIFLIGIIVANVPEGLLATVTVCLTLTAKRMASKNCLVKNLEAVETLGSTSTICSDKTGTLTQNRMTVAHMWFDNQIIEADTTEDQSGVQYDRTSPGFKALAKIATLCNRAEFKGGQDGVPILKKEVAGDASEAALLKCMELALGDVLSIRKRNKKACEIPFNSTNKYQVSIHESDDPSDPRHLLVMKGAPERILERCSTIFIGGKEKVLDEEMKEAFNNAYLELGGLGERVLGFCDLQLPSDKYPIGYKFNTDDPNFPLDNLRFVGLMSMIDPPRAAVPDAVAKCRSAGIKVIMVTGDHPITAKAIAKSVGIISEGNETVEDIAARLNIPVSEVNPREAKAAVVHGTELRELNSDQLDEILKYHTEIVFARTSPQQKLIIVEGCQRLGAIVAVTGDGVNDSPALKKADIGVAMGIAGSDVSKQAADMILLDDNFASIVTGVEEGRLIFDNLKKSIAYTLTSNIPEISPFLAFILCDIPLPLGTVTILCIDLGTDMVPAISLAYEAPESDIMKRQPRDPYRDNLVNRRLISMAYGQIGMIQAAAGFFVYFVIMAENGFLPMHLFGIRKQWDSKAINDLTDSYGQEWTYRDRKALEFTCHTAFFVSIVVVQWADLIICKTRRNSIIHQGMRNWALNFGLIFETALAAFLSYTPGMDKGLRMYPLKFVWWLPAIPFMLSIFIYDEIRRFYLRRNPGGWLEQETYY, encoded by the exons CATGGCCGTACCGACTCGTACCGCGTCGCCACCATCGGACCCATTAAGGATGATAATAGAACCGCTGACGGACAGTAcaag ACACGCCGGAAACCCCCCGCGAAAAAACGGAAAGCAGGAGACTTAGATGATCTCAAACAGGAGTTGGACATCGATTTTCACAAAGTAACACCCGAAGAGCTCTACCAAAGATTTCAGACACATCCAGAGAAT GGCCTTAGTCACGCGAAAGCGAAAGAGAACCTTGAACGAGATGGTCCAAACGCACTCACGCCACCCAAACAGACACCCGAATGGGTGAAGTTTTGTAAAAATCTGTTCGGTGGCTTCGCATTATTACTGTGGATTGGTGCTATTCTTTGCTTTATTGCCTACGGAATCCAG GCGAGTACCGTCGAAGAACCTGCGGATGACAACTTGTACCTCGGCATCGTGTTGGCGGCTGTAGTCATTGTTACGGGCATCTTCTCATACTACCAGGAAAGCAAGTCTTCGAAGATCATGGAATCATTCAAGAACATGGTACCTCAGTTCGCTACCGTCATTCGTGAGGGTGAAAAGTTAACGCTGCGCGCTGAAGACTTGGTGCTCGGTGACATTGTTGAG GTGAAATTCGGTGACCGCATCCCAGCTGACATCCGTATCATCGAGGCGCGAGGCTTCAAAGTAGACAACTCAAGTTTAACTGGCGAATCTGAACCTCAGTCCCGTGGCTCCGAATTTACTCATGAAAATCCTCTGGAAACCAAGAACTTGGCATTCTTCTCTACCAACGCGGTTGAAGGCACGGCGAAGGGCGTTGTTATTTGCTGTGGTGACAATACG GTGATGGGTCGTATCGCTGGCTTGGCTTCGGGCTTGGACACTGGAGAGACCCCCATTGCCAAGGAAATCCACCACTTCATCCACTTGATTACCGGCGTGGCTGTGTTCCTTGGAGTCACTTTCTTCGTCATTGCCTTCATCCTCGGCTACCACTGGCTGGACGCTGTCATCTTCCTTATTG GTATCATCGTAGCCAACGTACCAGAAGGTCTGTTAGCCACCGTAACTGTATGCTTGACCCTGACTGCCAAGCGGATGGCTTCCAAGAACTGCCTGGTCAAGAATCTGGAGGCCGTCGAGACCCTCGGATCCACGTCAACCATCTGCTCCGACAAGACTGGAACCCTGACACAGAACAGGATGACTGTCGCCCACATGTGGTTCGATAACCAGATCATTGAAGCTGACACCACCGAAGATCAATCTGGAGTTCAATATG ACCGCACCAGCCCCGGATTCAAGGCCCTCGCCAAAATCGCTACTCTTTGCAACCGAGCTGAATTCAAGGGTGGTCAGGATGGTGTCCCAATTCTGAAGAAGGAAGTTGCCGGCGATGCTTCAGAGGCTGCTCTGCTCAAATGTATGGAACTGGCTCTTGGTGATGTCTTGTCTATCAGGAAGCGCAACAAGAAGGCTTGTGAGATTCCCTTCAATTCAACCAACAAGTACCAGGTGTCGATCCATGAGAGCGATGACCCCAGCGACCCTCGCCATCTGCTTGTCATGAAGGGAGCCCCTGAAAGGATTCTGGAACGTTGCAGCACTATTTTCATTGGTGGAAAGGAAAAG GTATTGGACGAAGAAATGAAGGAAGCCTTCAACAACGCTTACTTGGAACTCGGAGGTCTTGGCGAACGTGTGCTCGGTTTCTGCGATCTTCAGCTGCCCTCTGACAAGTACCCCATCGGCTACAAGTTCAACACTGACGACCCTAACTTCCCATTGGACAACCTTCGCTTCGTCGGCCTGATGAGTATGATTGACCCTCCCCGCGCTGCCGTGCCTGACGCCGTTGCCAAGTGCCGATCTGCCGGTATCAAG GTTATTATGGTCACTGGTGACCACCCTATCACTGCCAAGGCTATTGCCAAGTCTGTAGGAATTATTTCTGAAGGCAACGAGACCGTCGAAGACATTGCTGCCCGGCTCAACATTCCTGTATCTGAAGTGAACCCTCGCGAGGCTAAGGCTGCCGTTGTCCATGGAACTGAGCTTAGGGAACTGAACTCTGACCAACTTGATGAGATTTTGAA GTACCACACGGAAATCGTATTCGCCCGTACCTCCCCGCAACAGAAGCTGATCATCGTGGAAGGTTGCCAGCGTCTTGGTGCCATTGTCGCCGTAACTGGTGATGGTGTGAACGACTCCCCCGCCCTGAAGAAAGCCGACATCGGTGTTGCCATGGGTATCGCTGGATCTGATGTGTCTAAGCAG GCTGCTGACATGATCCTGCTCGATGACAACTTCGCTTCAATCGTAACTGGTGTTGAGGAAGGTCGCCTGATCTTCGATAACTTGAAGAAATCTATTGCGTACACCCTGACCTCCAACATCCCTGAGATCTCACCCTTCCTTGCTTTCATCCTGTGCGATATCCCACTGCCCTTGGGCACTGTTACCATCCTTTGCATCGATCTTGGAACTGACATG GTGCCTGCTATATCATTGGCGTACGAGGCGCCCGAGTCCGATATCATGAAGCGGCAGCCGCGGGACCCTTACCGCGACAACCTCGTCAACAGAAG GCTTATCTCCATGGCGTATGGTCAGATTGGTATGATCCAAGCCGCTGCTGGGTTCTTCGTGTACTTCGTGATCATGGCTGAGAACGGATTCCTGCCGATGCACCTGTTCGGCATCAGGAAGCAATGGGACTCCAAGGCTATCAATGACTTGACTGACTCCTATGGACAGGAATGG ACCTACCGCGACCGCAAGGCTCTGGAGTTTACCTGCCACACCGCTTTCTTCGTCTCCATCGTCGTAGTACAGTGGGCTGATCTGATCATCTGCAAGACTCGCCGCAACTCCATCATCCACCAAGGAATGCGCAACTGGGCTCTGAACTTCGGTCTCATCTTCGAAACCGCGCTGGCTGCGTTCCTCTCCTACACGCCTGGAATGGACAAGGGATTGAGGATGTACCCTCTCAA GTTCGTGTGGTGGCTGCCTGCCATTCCATTCATGCTGTCGATCTTCATCTACGACGAGATCCGACGCTTCTACCTGCGCCGCAACCCCGGCGGCTGGCTCGAACAAGAGACTTACTACTAA
- the LOC124640046 gene encoding sodium/potassium-transporting ATPase subunit alpha isoform X1 — translation MASKESLDHGRTDSYRVATIGPIKDDNRTADGQYKTRRKPPAKKRKAGDLDDLKQELDIDFHKVTPEELYQRFQTHPENGLSHAKAKENLERDGPNALTPPKQTPEWVKFCKNLFGGFALLLWIGAILCFIAYGIQASTVEEPADDNLYLGIVLAAVVIVTGIFSYYQESKSSKIMESFKNMVPQFATVIREGEKLTLRAEDLVLGDIVEVKFGDRIPADIRIIEARGFKVDNSSLTGESEPQSRGSEFTHENPLETKNLAFFSTNAVEGTAKGVVICCGDNTVMGRIAGLASGLDTGETPIAKEIHHFIHLITGVAVFLGVTFFVIAFILGYHWLDAVIFLIGIIVANVPEGLLATVTVCLTLTAKRMASKNCLVKNLEAVETLGSTSTICSDKTGTLTQNRMTVAHMWFDNQIIEADTTEDQSGVQYDRTSPGFKALAKIATLCNRAEFKGGQDGVPILKKEVAGDASEAALLKCMELALGDVLSIRKRNKKACEIPFNSTNKYQVSIHESDDPSDPRHLLVMKGAPERILERCSTIFIGGKEKVLDEEMKEAFNNAYLELGGLGERVLGFCDLQLPSDKYPIGYKFNTDDPNFPLDNLRFVGLMSMIDPPRAAVPDAVAKCRSAGIKVIMVTGDHPITAKAIAKSVGIISEGNETVEDIAARLNIPVSEVNPREAKAAVVHGTELRELNSDQLDEILKYHTEIVFARTSPQQKLIIVEGCQRLGAIVAVTGDGVNDSPALKKADIGVAMGIAGSDVSKQAADMILLDDNFASIVTGVEEGRLIFDNLKKSIAYTLTSNIPEISPFLAFILCDIPLPLGTVTILCIDLGTDMVPAISLAYEEAESDIMKRQPRNPFTDKLVNERLISMAYGQIGMIQAAAGFFVYFVIMAENGFLPMHLFGIRKQWDSKAINDLTDSYGQEWTYRDRKALEFTCHTAFFVSIVVVQWADLIICKTRRNSIIHQGMRNWALNFGLIFETALAAFLSYTPGMDKGLRMYPLKFVWWLPAIPFMLSIFIYDEIRRFYLRRNPGGWLEQETYY, via the exons CATGGCCGTACCGACTCGTACCGCGTCGCCACCATCGGACCCATTAAGGATGATAATAGAACCGCTGACGGACAGTAcaag ACACGCCGGAAACCCCCCGCGAAAAAACGGAAAGCAGGAGACTTAGATGATCTCAAACAGGAGTTGGACATCGATTTTCACAAAGTAACACCCGAAGAGCTCTACCAAAGATTTCAGACACATCCAGAGAAT GGCCTTAGTCACGCGAAAGCGAAAGAGAACCTTGAACGAGATGGTCCAAACGCACTCACGCCACCCAAACAGACACCCGAATGGGTGAAGTTTTGTAAAAATCTGTTCGGTGGCTTCGCATTATTACTGTGGATTGGTGCTATTCTTTGCTTTATTGCCTACGGAATCCAG GCGAGTACCGTCGAAGAACCTGCGGATGACAACTTGTACCTCGGCATCGTGTTGGCGGCTGTAGTCATTGTTACGGGCATCTTCTCATACTACCAGGAAAGCAAGTCTTCGAAGATCATGGAATCATTCAAGAACATGGTACCTCAGTTCGCTACCGTCATTCGTGAGGGTGAAAAGTTAACGCTGCGCGCTGAAGACTTGGTGCTCGGTGACATTGTTGAG GTGAAATTCGGTGACCGCATCCCAGCTGACATCCGTATCATCGAGGCGCGAGGCTTCAAAGTAGACAACTCAAGTTTAACTGGCGAATCTGAACCTCAGTCCCGTGGCTCCGAATTTACTCATGAAAATCCTCTGGAAACCAAGAACTTGGCATTCTTCTCTACCAACGCGGTTGAAGGCACGGCGAAGGGCGTTGTTATTTGCTGTGGTGACAATACG GTGATGGGTCGTATCGCTGGCTTGGCTTCGGGCTTGGACACTGGAGAGACCCCCATTGCCAAGGAAATCCACCACTTCATCCACTTGATTACCGGCGTGGCTGTGTTCCTTGGAGTCACTTTCTTCGTCATTGCCTTCATCCTCGGCTACCACTGGCTGGACGCTGTCATCTTCCTTATTG GTATCATCGTAGCCAACGTACCAGAAGGTCTGTTAGCCACCGTAACTGTATGCTTGACCCTGACTGCCAAGCGGATGGCTTCCAAGAACTGCCTGGTCAAGAATCTGGAGGCCGTCGAGACCCTCGGATCCACGTCAACCATCTGCTCCGACAAGACTGGAACCCTGACACAGAACAGGATGACTGTCGCCCACATGTGGTTCGATAACCAGATCATTGAAGCTGACACCACCGAAGATCAATCTGGAGTTCAATATG ACCGCACCAGCCCCGGATTCAAGGCCCTCGCCAAAATCGCTACTCTTTGCAACCGAGCTGAATTCAAGGGTGGTCAGGATGGTGTCCCAATTCTGAAGAAGGAAGTTGCCGGCGATGCTTCAGAGGCTGCTCTGCTCAAATGTATGGAACTGGCTCTTGGTGATGTCTTGTCTATCAGGAAGCGCAACAAGAAGGCTTGTGAGATTCCCTTCAATTCAACCAACAAGTACCAGGTGTCGATCCATGAGAGCGATGACCCCAGCGACCCTCGCCATCTGCTTGTCATGAAGGGAGCCCCTGAAAGGATTCTGGAACGTTGCAGCACTATTTTCATTGGTGGAAAGGAAAAG GTATTGGACGAAGAAATGAAGGAAGCCTTCAACAACGCTTACTTGGAACTCGGAGGTCTTGGCGAACGTGTGCTCGGTTTCTGCGATCTTCAGCTGCCCTCTGACAAGTACCCCATCGGCTACAAGTTCAACACTGACGACCCTAACTTCCCATTGGACAACCTTCGCTTCGTCGGCCTGATGAGTATGATTGACCCTCCCCGCGCTGCCGTGCCTGACGCCGTTGCCAAGTGCCGATCTGCCGGTATCAAG GTTATTATGGTCACTGGTGACCACCCTATCACTGCCAAGGCTATTGCCAAGTCTGTAGGAATTATTTCTGAAGGCAACGAGACCGTCGAAGACATTGCTGCCCGGCTCAACATTCCTGTATCTGAAGTGAACCCTCGCGAGGCTAAGGCTGCCGTTGTCCATGGAACTGAGCTTAGGGAACTGAACTCTGACCAACTTGATGAGATTTTGAA GTACCACACGGAAATCGTATTCGCCCGTACCTCCCCGCAACAGAAGCTGATCATCGTGGAAGGTTGCCAGCGTCTTGGTGCCATTGTCGCCGTAACTGGTGATGGTGTGAACGACTCCCCCGCCCTGAAGAAAGCCGACATCGGTGTTGCCATGGGTATCGCTGGATCTGATGTGTCTAAGCAG GCTGCTGACATGATCCTGCTCGATGACAACTTCGCTTCAATCGTAACTGGTGTTGAGGAAGGTCGCCTGATCTTCGATAACTTGAAGAAATCTATTGCGTACACCCTGACCTCCAACATCCCTGAGATCTCACCCTTCCTTGCTTTCATCCTGTGCGATATCCCACTGCCCTTGGGCACTGTTACCATCCTTTGCATCGATCTTGGAACTGACATG GTGCCCGCCATTTCCCTGGCTTACGAGGAGGCCGAATCTGACATTATGAAGCGACAGCCGCGTAACCCTTTCACTGATAAACTCGTTAACGAGAG GCTTATCTCCATGGCGTATGGTCAGATTGGTATGATCCAAGCCGCTGCTGGGTTCTTCGTGTACTTCGTGATCATGGCTGAGAACGGATTCCTGCCGATGCACCTGTTCGGCATCAGGAAGCAATGGGACTCCAAGGCTATCAATGACTTGACTGACTCCTATGGACAGGAATGG ACCTACCGCGACCGCAAGGCTCTGGAGTTTACCTGCCACACCGCTTTCTTCGTCTCCATCGTCGTAGTACAGTGGGCTGATCTGATCATCTGCAAGACTCGCCGCAACTCCATCATCCACCAAGGAATGCGCAACTGGGCTCTGAACTTCGGTCTCATCTTCGAAACCGCGCTGGCTGCGTTCCTCTCCTACACGCCTGGAATGGACAAGGGATTGAGGATGTACCCTCTCAA GTTCGTGTGGTGGCTGCCTGCCATTCCATTCATGCTGTCGATCTTCATCTACGACGAGATCCGACGCTTCTACCTGCGCCGCAACCCCGGCGGCTGGCTCGAACAAGAGACTTACTACTAA